One part of the Gammaproteobacteria bacterium genome encodes these proteins:
- a CDS encoding glycosyltransferase family 4 protein, which yields MKAINYSLSLLHIKTRDDFEVNIIKLKISGAEFLQYTKIFKLPTATYEGTPIEMKTVLHVIDTTGPGGAETIFLQLAKKVAENGHKSIALIRGSGWVQSQLEQLNIPFYVIDCKGSFNLKYLLSLVKLIRAEKVDIIQSHLLGSSVYCSMAGIITKTRVISTFHGIVDISPNERFRKIKLLALRLGSSKIVAVTDILYKMICDLGTIPSSKITTICNGIDISLYKKIATQEYRDKLNINKGDILIGSLGNIRTPKNYPLAIKTIKEIHKQGWKVHYAIAGQGNDKQMAPLIKLIDELDLNDYMHLLGFTEKTQSFLSSIDIFLMSSSSEGHPLALTQAMANELPIVSTKSGVELIAIDKKEALIADSMTPTDLASAIISLLNDDGLAKTIGQNAFYKAKEKFTLNAMCSSYLEIYELPKFNS from the coding sequence GTGAAGGCTATAAATTATAGCCTATCATTACTACACATAAAAACACGAGATGATTTTGAAGTTAACATAATAAAGTTAAAGATATCAGGTGCTGAATTTTTACAATACACAAAAATTTTTAAGCTGCCAACCGCCACCTATGAGGGAACACCGATAGAAATGAAGACTGTACTTCACGTTATAGATACCACTGGACCAGGGGGTGCTGAAACAATTTTTCTTCAACTCGCAAAAAAGGTCGCTGAAAATGGGCACAAAAGCATCGCCTTGATTCGAGGAAGTGGCTGGGTTCAATCTCAACTGGAACAACTTAACATTCCCTTTTACGTTATCGACTGCAAAGGCTCCTTCAACCTTAAATATCTATTATCACTCGTCAAACTGATCCGAGCAGAAAAAGTAGACATTATTCAGTCTCATTTGCTTGGCTCCAGCGTCTATTGCAGCATGGCTGGCATAATTACAAAAACCCGTGTCATTTCTACATTTCATGGAATAGTCGATATATCGCCAAACGAACGTTTTCGAAAAATAAAACTTCTGGCATTGCGACTTGGAAGTAGTAAGATCGTAGCTGTTACGGATATATTATACAAAATGATATGTGACTTAGGAACCATCCCAAGTTCAAAAATCACAACTATCTGCAATGGCATTGATATTAGTTTATATAAGAAAATCGCTACTCAAGAATATCGTGATAAGCTAAACATTAACAAGGGGGATATCTTAATTGGTTCGCTGGGCAATATACGCACCCCAAAAAACTATCCGCTGGCAATTAAAACAATTAAAGAAATCCATAAACAAGGGTGGAAAGTTCATTATGCTATTGCTGGACAAGGCAATGACAAGCAGATGGCTCCGCTTATAAAGTTAATTGATGAACTTGACCTAAACGATTATATGCACCTTTTAGGATTCACAGAAAAAACCCAATCATTCCTTTCCTCGATTGATATTTTCTTAATGAGTTCCTCTTCAGAAGGGCATCCACTGGCGTTGACACAAGCCATGGCAAATGAACTGCCCATCGTATCAACAAAGTCTGGAGTAGAATTAATTGCCATAGATAAAAAAGAAGCTCTGATAGCAGATTCAATGACACCCACAGATTTAGCAAGTGCAATCATATCACTTCTTAATGATGATGGTTTGGCTAAAACTATTGGACAAAACGCTTTCTAT
- a CDS encoding type II toxin-antitoxin system VapB family antitoxin translates to MATNLAIDDELLQEALLISGLKTKKDTVNYALKEFVNRRKQLEILSLFGKLEPDSDYDYKKAREH, encoded by the coding sequence ATGGCGACAAATTTAGCAATCGACGATGAGTTATTGCAGGAAGCCTTACTTATTAGCGGGTTAAAAACCAAAAAAGATACTGTTAACTATGCTTTAAAAGAGTTTGTAAACCGACGTAAACAGTTAGAAATACTATCTTTATTTGGTAAGTTGGAGCCAGATTCAGATTATGATTATAAAAAGGCCAGAGAGCATTGA
- a CDS encoding PIN domain-containing protein — MHVKELEGLISDQRVVIIGSIRQEVLSGYSDKSRFEKLNDKLRYFENTQITDDDYVQAAIFSNTCRSKGVQGSHIDFLICAVAFRLKSEIFTTDNDFSYYGKHIPIQLFKM; from the coding sequence TTGCATGTCAAAGAGTTAGAGGGCCTTATTTCTGATCAAAGAGTGGTTATAATTGGATCAATTAGGCAAGAAGTCTTGTCGGGCTATAGCGACAAATCCCGATTCGAAAAACTTAATGATAAGTTAAGATATTTTGAAAATACGCAGATTACTGATGACGACTATGTTCAGGCAGCAATATTTTCAAATACATGCCGCTCAAAAGGTGTTCAAGGTTCTCACATTGATTTTCTGATTTGTGCTGTGGCATTTCGATTAAAGTCAGAAATATTCACAACTGACAATGACTTTTCTTATTATGGAAAACACATACCAATACAGCTATTCAAAATGTAA